A region from the Panicum hallii strain FIL2 chromosome 1, PHallii_v3.1, whole genome shotgun sequence genome encodes:
- the LOC112893479 gene encoding uncharacterized protein LOC112893479, which translates to MGCRRASSTTLLMVILAVVFLLTLDRPTVAHARHVRSPSLSTGEHLSRKKEGLQGTRNHGAEHSKNTYETVRVEKGSTGEAAGAAGASLGRRGGNSSPAASAEKVVAAPHGPRPHPKKHN; encoded by the exons ATGGGTTGCAGAAGGGCCTCTTCGACCACTCTTCTCATGGTCATCTTGGCCGTCGTCTTCTTGCTCACACTTGACCGTCCCACTGTTGCTCATGCTCGCCACG TGAGGAGCCCGTCCTTGTCGACCGGCGAGCATTTGTCTAGAAAGAAAGAAGGATTGCAGGGGACGAGGAACCACGGCGCGGAGCACAGCAAGAACACTTATGAAACCGTGCGGGTGGAGAAGGGATCAACGGGAGAAGCTGCAGGCGCGGCCGGAGCAAGCCTCGGCCGCCGCGGAGGAAACAGTAGTCCTGCTGCGTCTGCCGAGAAGGTTGTGGCTGCGCCCCACGGGCCCAGGCCTCACCCTAAGAAACACAACTAA
- the LOC112893448 gene encoding uncharacterized protein LOC112893448, translated as MVEDKNPSQDTVQIRGHVALQNVSYKDVVEIKLADTVDSGNYGSNFVKDVCVDEGALLHQKISEEKPVDKRSSPNFSCQMIDANSDIRYGKKHHSKKSVHELKLETVVPVDIVPHCDNGKQQSSGKEYDHEDRITPDYIASDPSEKKVSLQELLLLESAEESRHASTINSESSEKHKCSLHEEVGQTSKDGFPDAQAFLTNTSEQVSKENTSGCSGTMSEYHDAAATLDVREPHKIDRYNPFIDHRLEDASEPECSIPGITDAASTDSILTVDNLASGSTGIDEVETAEPRTDAVSSSSSDIQSSEKSNDHSESIVSKAITDAVDETAVATSSSRNSEPSDAHGENQEKCVSDSVADQIDEEHCLGTDDAVSKSSTLAQDHSVAEQTKPESSQSTALVGNDNLSEPNFFGPSIMSGPVSMSGHIAYSGNVSLRSDSSTTSTRSFAFPVLQREWISSPVRMAKAERRRSRRRRVWRKGLICCKF; from the exons ATGGTAGAAGACAAAAATCCATCACAAGATACGGTGCAGATACGTGGACATGTCGCACTTCAGAATGTTTCTTACAAGGATGTCGTGGAGATAAAATTGGCAGATACTGTGGATTCTGGTAATTATGGCAGTAATTTTGTCAAGgatgtctgtgttgatgaaggGGCACTACTTCATCAGAAGATTTCAGAAGAAAAACCAGTAGATAAAAGGTCATCCCCAAATTTCAGTTGCCAAATGATTGATGCAAACAGTGACATAAGATATGGGAAGAAACATCATTCTAAAAAGTCTGTGCACGAACTAAAACTAGAAACAGTTGTACCAGTTGACATTGTTCCTCATTGTGACAACGGGAAACAGCAGTCTTCTGGCAAAGAGTATGATCATGAAGATCGGATTACTCCTGATTACATTGCAAGCGATCCCAGTGAGAAGAAGGTAAGTTTGCAAGAGTTACTTCTCCTCGAAAGTGCAGAAGAATCCCGACATGCAAGCACAATAAACTCCGAGAGCAGTGAAAAACATAAGTGCTCTCTTCATGAAGAAGTTGGACAG ACTTCCAAAGATGGCTTTCCTGACGCTCAGGCTTTTTTGACCAACACCAGTGAGCAAGTCAGTAAAGAGAATACCAGTGGTTGCTCAGGAACAATGTCAGAATATCATGATGCAGCTGCTACATTGGATGTGAGAGAGCCCCACAAAATTGATCGCTACAACCCTTTCATTGATCATAGGTTAGAGGACGCCTCAGAACCTGAGTGCTCTATACCAGGAATCACAGATGCTGCTTCCACAGATTCCATCCTCACCGTTGACAATTTGGCAAGTGGCTCCACAGGAATAGATGAGGTCGAAACAGCTGAACCCAGGACGGATGCTGTGAGTAGTAGCAGTTCAGACATTCAATCATCTGAGAAGAGTAATGATCATAGTGAAAGTATTGTTAGCAAGGCCATCACTGATGCAGTGGATGAAACAGCAGTTGCTACATCCTCATCAAGGAATTCTGAACCTAGTGATGCACATGGGGAGAATCAAGAGAAATGCGTGAGTGACAGTGTCGCTGATCAGATAGATGAGGAGCACTGCTTAGGCACCGACGATGCAGTCAGTAAGAGCTCCACCCTTGCGCAAGATCATTCCGTGGCGGAACAAACGAAGCCCGAAAGTTCGCAATCAACTGCTCTCGTTGGCAACGACAATCTCTCTGAACCGAACTTCTTTGGTCCCAGCATCATGTCAGGGCCAGTGTCGATGTCCGGTCATATAGCATATTCTGGCAACGTCTCTCTTCGGTCGGATAGCAGCACCACTAGCACCCGGTCCTTCGCATTTCCAGT GTTACAGAGGGAGTGGATCAGCAGCCCGGTGAGGATGGCGAAGGCGGAACGTCGGCGCAGCAGGCGCCGCCGCGTCTGGAGGAAAGGGCTCATCTGCTGTAAATTCTGA
- the LOC112896165 gene encoding uncharacterized protein LOC112896165, with translation MKNKTSRSLQKSGRGSHVQGEGPNWVLVAGGVLLSTLSVRLGCKLKQLFDGKQQNNTSKDKRRPEACELHSNLHRFSDQTGCYCYISGHGGVEVKQAPASPVPKSVEPSLPLVKIHVPESSKENSDVMWISSPDRLEAPRRPFQYSNSSGSPCVSESGSDIYSKREVIQKLRQHLKKRDEMIMEMQAQIADLKNSLNIQVIQSTNLQSQLDAANRDLFASEREIQHLRKIIADHCVAEALSHEKPLQAGHWQLDETNGHPNGYADGSADDADLHCIGIEKRKGEVERVDMLKKEVFELKEVIEGKDFVLQSYKEHKVELCSKIRDLQEKLSAQVPNIL, from the exons ATGAAGAACAAGACAAGTAGGAGCTTACAGAAGTCTGGGAGGGGTAGCCATGTCCAAGGAGAAGGGCCAAACTGGGTTCTTGTTGCAGGGGGCGTTTTGCTCAGCACACTTTCAGTCAGGCTTGGGTGCAAACTAAAGCAGTTGTTTGATGGGAAGCAGCAAAATAATACTTCCAAAG ataaaagaaggccTGAAGCATGTGAGCTGCACTCGAACCTCCACCGGTTCAGTGACCAAACTGGCTGCTACTGCTATATTTCAG GACATGGTGGAGTGGAAGTCAAGCAAGCACCTGCAAGTCCTGTACCCAAATCAGTTGAACCCTCACTTCCACTTGTGAAGATACATGTGCCAGAATCAAGCAAAGAGAACAGCGACGTTATGTGGATATCCTCGCCTGATCGGCTTGAAGCTCCTCGAAGACCATTTCAGTACTCTAACAGTTCTGGCTCTCCATGTGTTTCAGAATCAGGGTCTGACATCTATAGCAAAAGAGAGGTCATACAGAAGCTGAGACAGCACCTCAAGAAACGTGATGAGATGATCATGGAGATGCAAGCTCAGATTGCTGATCTTAAGAATTCTTTAAACATTCAGGTGATACAGTCCACCAATCTGCAATCTCAGCTGGATGCTGCCAATCGAGATCTGTTTGCATCTGAGCGAGAGATCCAGCATCTAAGGAAGATTATTGCAGATCATTGTGTTGCAGAGGCACTCTCTCATGAGAAACCTTTGCAAGCTGGACACTGGCAGTTAGATGAGACAAATGGTCATCCCAATGGCTATGCTGATGGTAGTGCTGATGATGCTGACCTGCATTGTATTGGCAttgagaagaggaagggagaggTAGAGAGGGTGGATATGCTCAAGAAAGAGGTTTTTGAACTGAAGGAAGTTATTGAGGGAAAGGACTTTGTGCTTCAGAGctacaaggaacacaaggtgGAACTCTGCTCAAAGATCAGGGATCTGCAGGAAAAGCTCTCAGCACAAGTGCCAAACATCTTATAG
- the LOC112900364 gene encoding pentatricopeptide repeat-containing protein At5g65560-like yields the protein MAYPPAPQSPAALIAHLAAVLSSPDWRFHPSLPHLPALLAPSLPRTLVVPLPLRLAAAVARAAAPSRHLLDISLPVVLRLHALSPPPLRPLFDRPFRSLLAHFSRFALTPLMLRLFAHMHRHAPPAPTGATYNALIRALCRRADLRRAQRYLSLMVRSGWRPDAFTFNSLIVGYCRTQQVEVAQDLFNKMPLRGFRQDMVSYAALIEGLCETGRIDQALELFREMEQPDMHTYVALVKGLCDAGRGEEGLCILQKIKELGWRPNTRAYTALVDLWCRERKVDEAEKMLEEMFDKGLAPSVVTCTAVVNAYCREGRMSRAVRVFESMKLKGCEPNVWTYNALVQGFCNGRKVYKAMALLDKMRACGVEPDVVTYNLLIRGQCIDGHIESAFRLLRLMEGDGLSADKYTCNALIAALCKDGKTNEACSLFDGLEGRGIRPNSVTFNTLIDGLCKAGKVDVAQTFLEKMISAGCAPDTYTYSPFIENLCKTKGWQEGLYFIDEMLQKDLKPSTVNYTIVIDKLFKERNYGLATRMWEQMVSLGCSPDVVTYTTSVRAYCNEGRLDEAENVVMEMNKSGVTIDAMAYNTLMDGYASIGQTDHAVTILNHMKSVASMPNHFTFLILLRHLLQMRLAEHVPLKATRVWKTIELADVFELFGRMKKNGVPSSARAYLAILEGFSEDRRLDEVTSLVSRMKEDNLPLNEDIYTALVNCFCKLRMYPDAWALLCSMIGHGFLPNLLSYQNLLSGLTAEGQADRAKEIFRDSRWKDYNPDEIVWKVIIDGLIRKGHSDMCHDMISILEQMNCKPRDETYAMLTEELSTRE from the coding sequence ATGGCGTACCCTCCGGCCCCGCAGTCCCCCGCCGCGCTCATCGCGCATCTCGCCGCCGTGCTCTCCTCGCCGGACTGGCGCTTCCACCCCTCGCTCCCGCACCTCCCGGCCCTCCTCGCGCCGTCCCTGCCCCGCACGCTCGTCGTCCCGCTCCCACTCCGCCTcgcggccgccgtcgcccgcgccgccgcgccgtcccgcCACCTCCTCGACATCTCCCTCCCCGTCGTGCTCCGCCTCCACGCgctctccccgccgccgctccgcccgcTCTTCGACCGCCCCTTCCGCTCCCTCCTCGCCCACTTCTCCCGCTTCGCGCTGACGCCGCTCATGCTCCGCCTCTTCGCGCACATGCACCGCCACGCCCCGCCTGCGCCGACGGGCGCCACCTACAATGCACTCATCCGGGCCCTCTGCCGCCGCGCCGACCTCCGCCGGGCCCAACGGTACCTCAGCCTCATGGTCCGCTCTGGCTGGCGCCCCGACGCGTTCACGTTCAACTCCCTGATCGTGGGGTACTGCCGCACACAGCAGGTTGAAGTGGCCCAAGACCTGTTCAACAAAATGCCGCTTAGAGGGTTCCGGCAAGATATGGTCTCTTATGCTGCACTGATTGAAGGACTATGTGAGACAGGGAGGATTGATCAGGCACTGGAGTTGTTCAGGGAGATGGAGCAGCCAGACATGCACACATATGTGGCCTTGGTGAAGGGGCTTTGTGATGCCGGAAGGGGGGAGGAGGGGCTCTGTATACTGCAGAAGATCAAGGAGCTGGGATGGAGGCCAAACACTCGTGCTTATACAGCACTGGTCGATTTATGGTGTAGGGAGAGGAAGGTTGACGAGGCTGAGAAAATGCTGGAGGAGATGTTTGACAAAGGATTGGCTCCTTCTGTTGTAACGTGCACTGCTGTTGTGAATGCCTACTGCAGGGAGGGGAGGATGAGTCGTGCGGTGAGGGTGTTTGAATCCATGAAGTTGAAAGGGTGCGAGCCAAACGTGTGGACATACAATGCATTAGTGCAAGGTTTCTGTAATGGGAGGAAAGTGTACAAAGCAATGGCTTTGTTGGACAAAATGAGAGCATGCGGAGTAGAGCCAGATGTTGTGACTTACAATTTGTTGATTCGAGGCCAATGCATTGATGGGCATATAGAGAGTGCTTTCAGATTACTCCGTTTGATGGAGGGAGATGGTTTATCTGCTGATAAGTACACTTGCAATGCATTGATTGCTGCTCTTTGTAAAGATGGTAAAACCAATGAAGCTTGCTCTCTTTTTGATGGCCTGGAGGGTAGAGGCATAAGACCTAATTCTGTGACGTTCAATACACTGATAGATGGGTTATGCAAGGCTGGTAAAGTCGATGTTGCACAAACATTTTTGGAAAAGATGATCTCAGCTGGTTGTGCACCAGATACCTATACATACAGTCCATTCATTGAAAATCTATGCAAGACCAAGGGATGGCAAGAAGGATTATATTTTATAGATGAGATGCTACAAAAGGATTTGAAGCCATCGACTGTCAACTATACAATTGTAATTGACAAGCTTTTCAAGGAGAGAAACTATGGATTAGCCACAAGAATGTGGGAGCAAATGGTATCACTGGGGTGCAGTCCTGATGTAGTCACTTATACTACGTCTGTGCGTGCATATTGCAATGAAGGCAGGCTTGATGAAGCAGAAAATGTTGTGATGGAAATGAACAAAAGTGGGGTCACTATTGATGCAATGGCATATAACACTTTGATGGATGGGTATGCAAGTATTGGGCAGACGGATCATGCAGTCACAATCTTGAACCACATGAAAAGTGTGGCTTCTATGCCAAACCATTTTACCTTTCTGATCTTGCTTAGACATCTTTTACAGATGAGGCTGGCTGAGCATGTGCCTTTGAAAGCAACTCGTGTTTGGAAGACCATAGAGCTTGCTGATGTCTTTGAATTGTTTGGGCGAATGAAGAAGAATGGTGTTCCTTCTAGTGCAAGAGCTTATTTGGCCATCCTggaagggttttctgaagatagAAGATTGGACGAGGTGACCTCGTTAGTTTCTCGTATGAAAGAAGATAATCTACCTCTGAATGAAGATATATACACTGCTCTTGTTAATTGCTTTTGCAAATTGAGGATGTATCCTGATGCTTGGGCGTTGCTTTGTTCCATGATTGGACATGGTTTTTTACCAAATCTGTTGTCTTACCAGAATCTGCTTTCTGGGCTTACTGCTGAAGGACAAGCCGATAGGGCTAAAGAAATATTCAGAGATTCCAGATGGAAAGACTACAATCCTGATGAAATTGTTTGGAAAGTTATAATTGATGGCTTGATAAGAAAGGGTCACTCAGATATGTGCCATGACATGATATCCATATTAGAACAGATGAACTGCAAACCACGTGATGAAACGTATGCAATGCTGACTGAGGAATTGTCTACCAGGGAATAG